CCCGCCCGTCATCCAGCGCAACATCCTGGAAAACCCGGGCTGGTACACGCAGTACACGCCCTATCAGGCCGAGATCGCGCAGGGCCGCCTGGAGGCGCTGCTCAACTTCCAGACGATGGTGGTGGACCTCACCGGGCTCCCCATCGCCAACGCCTCGCTGCTGGACGAGGGCACCGCCGCGGCCGAGGCCATGGCCATGGCGTACGGCATCGCCGGGGCCGAGAACCGCAACACCTTCTTCGTCTCGCAGCTCTGCCATCCGCAGACCATCGAGGTGGTGAAGACGCGCGCCTGGGCCCGGGGCTTCGACATCGTCGTGGGCGACCACGAGACGTTCGACTTCACCCAGCCCGTGTTCGGCGTGCTCCTGCAGTATCCGGCCACGGACGGCGAGGTGATCGACTACCGCCCGTTCACGCAGCGCGCGCGCGAAGAGAACATCATCGTGGTCGCCGCGGCGGACCTGCTGTCGCTCGTCCTGCTCACCCCGCCGGGGGAGTGGGGGGCCGACATGGCGGTGGGGACCACGCAGCGCTTCGGCGTGCCGCTGGGGATGGGCGGGCCGCACGCGGCGTACTTCGCCTGCCGCGACGAGTACAAGCGCCAGATCCCCGGCCGCATCATCGGCGTGTCCACCGACGCGGACGGCAACCCGGCGCTGCGCATGGCGCTGCAGACGCGTGAGCAGCACATCCGCCGCGAAAAGGCCACGAGCAACATCTGCACGGCGCAGGTGCTGCTGGCGGTGATGGCTGGGATGTACGCCGTCTACCACGGCCCCCAGGGGCTGCGCGACATCGCCGAGCGCACGCACACCCTGGCCGAGCTGCTGGCGGCGGGTGCCGAGCGGCTGAACTACCGCATCGTCCACGACGTGTTCTTCGACACCGTGCGCATCGACGTGGGCACGCGGGTGGGCGGCATCCTGGCCGCCGCGCGCGACCGGGGCATCAACCTGCGCGGCTACGACGAGTCGTCCATCTGCGTGGCGGTGGACGAGACGACGGGCGTGGAAGACGTGGAAGAGGTGCTGATCGCGCTGAACCGCGGCTCGGCCCTGCCGTTCTCGGTGGACGAGCTGCTGGGCGGCCTGTCGTCGGGGATCGCGGACGGGTTCCTCCGGTCCAGCGCCATCCTCGGCCACCCGGTGTTCAACCGCTACCACTCCGAAACGGAGATGCTGCGGTACATCCGCTCGCTGGAAAGCCGCGACCTGTCGCTGACGCACAGCATGATCCCGCTGGGCTCGTGCACCATGAAGCTGAACGCCACCGTGGAGATGATGCCCGTCTCCTGGGCGGAGGTGGGGCGCATTCATCCGTTCGCCCCGCGCGAGCAGATCGAGGGCTACCTGGAGATGTTCCGCCAGCTGGAAAGCGATCTGGCCGAGATCACCGGCTTCCACTCCGTCTCGCTGCAGCCCAACGCCGGCTCGCAGGGCGAGTTCGCGGGGCTGCTGGTGATCCGCGAGTACCTGGAAGCCAAGGGGCAGGGCAAGCGCAACATCTGCCTGATCCCGCAGTCGGCGCACGGCACCAACCCCGCCTCGGCGGTGATGGCGGGGATGAAGGTGGTCGTCGTCGGCACCGACGCCAACGGCAACGTCGACGTGGCGGACCTGCGCAAGAAGGCCGACGAGCACGCCGACGACCTGGCCGCGCTGATGATCACCTATCCGTCCACGCACGGCGTGTTCGAAGAGGCCATCCGCGAAATCTGCGACATCGTGCACGGGCACGGCGGGCAGGTGTACATGGACGGCGCCAACATGAACGCGCAGGTGGGCCTCTGCCGCCCGGGCGACTTCGGCGCCGACGTGTGCCACCTGAACCTGCACAAGACGTTCTGCATCCCCCACGGGGGCGGCGGCCCGGGGATGGGGCCCATCTGCGTGGCGGAGCACCTGGCGCCCTTCCTTCCCGGCCACCCGGTGATCCCGGTGGGGCAGGGCGAGACGCGCACGATCTCGGCGGCGCCGTGGGGCAGCCCCAGCATCCTGCCCATCTCGTACATCTACATCAAGCTGATGGGCGCCGAGGGGCTGACGCACGCCACCAGGGTGGCCATCCTGAACGCCAACTACGTCGCCCGGCGGCTGCGAGAGCACTACCCGGTGCTGTACCAGGGCGCCAACGGCACGGTGGCGCACGAGTGCATCATCGACCTGCGCCAGCTGAAGGGGCCGTCGGGGGTGGAGGTGGAAGACGTGGCCAAGCGGCTGATGGACTACGGCTTCCACGCGCCCACCGTCTCGTTCCCCGTGGCGGGGACCATGATGATCGAGCCCACGGAGAGCGAGTCGCTGGCCGAGATCGACCGGTTCTGCGAGGCCATGATCAACATTCGCGAGGAGATCCGCGAGATCGAGCTGGGCATCCTGGACCGCCGCGACAACCCGCTGAAGCACGCGCCGCATACCGCGGCCGCCGTCGCGGGCGACGAGTGGGCGCACGGCTACGGCCGGCAGCGCGCGGCGTTCCCGCTGGCCTGGGTGCGCGACCGCAAGTTCTGGCCGGCCGTGGCGCGCGTGAACAACGCCGCCGGCGACCGCAACCTGGTGTGCAGCTGCCCCCCGGTAGACATGTACGCCCAGGTCTGACGAGACCCTCGTTTCTGGCCTGACGAAGAACCGCCGCCCCGGGCATCCCGGGGCGGCGGTTCTTGCATCCCGGGTGTCCCACGCGGTTTCCTGTGATTTCACCCGTCTACCGCGTCCGCCAGAGGCCGGCACGGGCGCTTCCCACGCGCCGTGCCGTCGGATGCCCGGATCGCGCGTTCACGGTGTTTCGCAGATTCGCGGCTCGGCGGAGCATGGTTTCCCGCCATCCCGCGCACGCGCTGGTTGACAAACGGCCGCCGAAGTGTGTACGTGATCCTTTTCTTTTCGGTGCGCCCCCCGCGCGCCGCGCGCCCACCCGCACCCCCACGGCACCCTGTGAACCGACTTCCCAACCACTGGCGGATGCTTTCCGCCGCGGCGCTCACCCTCGTGCTGGGTGCCTGCGCCGATCGCGACCCGACGGGCCCCTCGGCAGACGCCGGCGCGCCCTCGTTCAACGAGGTTTCGGCGCAGGCCTTCAACGGCAACATCCGCATCGGCGTGGTGCCCACCGCCACCACGGTGACGCTGGGCAGCGCGGCCGGGTGGACGATTACCGACAAGGGCAACGGCGCCACGCTCCTGTCGGGGGTGGGCGGGGTGCAGGCGACGGTCACGCTGCAGGCGGGAAGCGTAAGCGTCACGCGGTACCGCCTGCAGGTGATGTGCGGCACCGCCGCCGCGGTGAACGCGAAGAAGGCGCAGGCAGAGGCGCTGGGGCACGCCACGATGACGGAGGTGATCCCGGCCTGCACGCGCCTGTACCTGGGCGACTTCGCCTCGAACGCGGCCTTCGGCGTCCGGAACACCTACCGCAACCAGGTGATCGCGCAGGGGCTGGCCGCCAGCGACGCGTTCTGGAAGCTGGTGACCACCACCACGGGCATCACCCAGTACAAGGTGACCGCGGGCTCGCAGACGGCGCTGAGCAACGGGGCGGTGGGCTTCACCTCGTCCGACGGGCTGGTCACCATCGGCACGGCGCGCTACCGCGGCGTGGCCGAGGTGCGCCGCAACAGCGCGGGAACGCTGGCCGGCATCAACGAGGTGCACATCGAGGACTACCTGTACGGCGTGGTGCCGCGCGAGCTGCCGCCCACGGTATGGCCGGAGCTCGAGGCGCTCAAGGCGCAGGCCGTGGCGGCCCGCACCTACGCGCTCAGCGGCCTGGGCAAGCGCGCCGCCGACGGCTACGACCTGCTGCCCACCACCAGCGACCAGGTGTACGGCGGCTACAATGCCGAGCACCCGCTGAGCACGCAGGCGGTGGACGAGACGCGCGCCGTGGTCGCCACGCACGAAGGCAAGCTGATCGCGGCCCTGTTCAGCTCCACCAGCGGCGGCGTAACGGCCAACAACGAGGACGTGTACAACTCCGCGCCCATCGCGTACCTGCGCGGCGTGCGCGACCGCCAGCACGGCAATTCCGAGCACGTGCTAGACGAGATCCGCCGCAGCCCCAACGCCAACTCGCTGCGCGGCAAGAAGAACGGCGACTTCGAGTCCGACTGGTCGCGCTACCACCGCTGGAGCTTCGAGTGGACGGCGGAGGAGATTTCGCAGGTGGTCTCGCTGTACGCCGGGCAGGACGTGGGCAGGGTGACGGCGATCAACGTGCTGGAGCGCTCCAACAGCGGCCGCGTGAAGACCATCGAGTACGTGACCGAGGCGGGAACGTTCTACGACACCAAGGACCACATCCGCACCTCGCTCAAGTACATCAACGCCAGCGGCACGCCCACCAGCCTGCTGAGCACGCTCTTCATCATCGAGCCCGTGATCGACCGCAAGACGGGCGAGGTCGCCGGCTTCGAGGCGTTCGGCGGCGGCTGGGGCCACGGCGTGGGCCTGTGCCAGACGGGCGCCGTGGGGATGGCGGAAAAGGGCGCCACGTACGACGAGATCCTCAAGCACTACTACCAGGGCATCGACCTGGCCACCTGGTACTGAACCAGGGCAGCGACGGACGAACACCGTAAGGGCGCGGGGGATCTCCCCGCGCCCTTTGCGCATCATGCCGAGGACTGGGTCGCCGGGCCCGCGATGGGCGCCTAGATTCTGCTCCAGGCACACACCTGGGCCGTTGGACACGAGGAGACGGCGAATTGGCGGAAGCTGCGATCCATGAGGAGGCTGCGGGGATCACCCGCATCGACCACGGCTGGGGCGGGCCGGGGTTCATCGCGTCGTACCTGGTGGCGGACGGAGGCGACCTGGCGCTGGTGGAGGCCGGGCCGGCGTCCACGCTGGAAGCGCTGCTCGCGGGCGTCCGCGCCGCGGGTCACGATCCGGCGCGCCTCACGCACCTGCTCCTGACCCACGTGCACCTGGACCACGCCGCGGCCGCGGGCCAGCTCGCGCGGATCGCGCCCCAGGCGCGGATCTACGTCCACGGCCTGGGCGCGCCGCACCTGGAAGACCCGTCGCGCCTGCTGGCCAGCGCCGCCCGGCTGTACGGCGACCGCATGGACGAGATGTGGGGCACCATGCTCCCGCTGCCCCGCGGACGCATTCACGTTCCCGCGGACGGCGAGGCCATTCGCGTGGGCGGGCGCTCGCTGGTGGCGCTGCACACCCCGGGGCACGCCAGCCACCACCTGGCGTTCCACGACCCCGATGCGCGTCTGGTCTTTACGGGCGACGTGGCCGGCATCCGGCTGGACGGGGCGCCGCACGTGCGCCCGCCCACGCCCCCGCCGGACCTGGACACGCCCCGGTGGCTGGAGAGCATCGGCCGGCTGCGGGCGCTGCGCCCGGAGATGCTGCTGCTCACCCACTTCGGCGCCGTCGCGGATCCCGAGTGGCACCTGGACGACCTCGCCACGCGGCTTTCCGAGTGGACCCGCCGGGCCGGGGACACCACCGACCGCTCCGTGCTCGCCGCCGCACTCCACGCCGACGGTGACGCCCAGCTCCTCGCGGCGACCGGCGACGCGGCCCTCGTGCGCCGCTACGCAGAGTCGATCCCGTACGAGATGATGGCCGCCGGCCTGCTTCGGCAGGCGCATCCGCGGCGCTCCTCATCACGTCGGGACTGAATACTCGCCCACTGATACTCGCGATTTGAAAGTCTGGAAAAGAGAGCGCCTGCGGCAGGCTGCGTGAGGCGACGGCTCGGGAGATGAGCGACGCTCAGAAAGCGCGGGCGGGTTCGGGCAGGCCGGCACCATGCACAAGGCACCATCCGCCAGCAGCATTGCGTCAGAGGA
Above is a window of Longimicrobium sp. DNA encoding:
- the gcvP gene encoding aminomethyl-transferring glycine dehydrogenase, with translation MHIVDRSSLTHTDTFVRRHVGPGADEIATMLQALGYGSLDELVDATVPASIRLKRPLALGPERSEYEMLREFKALMSRNRVFRSYLGMGYHDCITPPVIQRNILENPGWYTQYTPYQAEIAQGRLEALLNFQTMVVDLTGLPIANASLLDEGTAAAEAMAMAYGIAGAENRNTFFVSQLCHPQTIEVVKTRAWARGFDIVVGDHETFDFTQPVFGVLLQYPATDGEVIDYRPFTQRAREENIIVVAAADLLSLVLLTPPGEWGADMAVGTTQRFGVPLGMGGPHAAYFACRDEYKRQIPGRIIGVSTDADGNPALRMALQTREQHIRREKATSNICTAQVLLAVMAGMYAVYHGPQGLRDIAERTHTLAELLAAGAERLNYRIVHDVFFDTVRIDVGTRVGGILAAARDRGINLRGYDESSICVAVDETTGVEDVEEVLIALNRGSALPFSVDELLGGLSSGIADGFLRSSAILGHPVFNRYHSETEMLRYIRSLESRDLSLTHSMIPLGSCTMKLNATVEMMPVSWAEVGRIHPFAPREQIEGYLEMFRQLESDLAEITGFHSVSLQPNAGSQGEFAGLLVIREYLEAKGQGKRNICLIPQSAHGTNPASAVMAGMKVVVVGTDANGNVDVADLRKKADEHADDLAALMITYPSTHGVFEEAIREICDIVHGHGGQVYMDGANMNAQVGLCRPGDFGADVCHLNLHKTFCIPHGGGGPGMGPICVAEHLAPFLPGHPVIPVGQGETRTISAAPWGSPSILPISYIYIKLMGAEGLTHATRVAILNANYVARRLREHYPVLYQGANGTVAHECIIDLRQLKGPSGVEVEDVAKRLMDYGFHAPTVSFPVAGTMMIEPTESESLAEIDRFCEAMINIREEIREIELGILDRRDNPLKHAPHTAAAVAGDEWAHGYGRQRAAFPLAWVRDRKFWPAVARVNNAAGDRNLVCSCPPVDMYAQV
- a CDS encoding SpoIID/LytB domain-containing protein codes for the protein MNRLPNHWRMLSAAALTLVLGACADRDPTGPSADAGAPSFNEVSAQAFNGNIRIGVVPTATTVTLGSAAGWTITDKGNGATLLSGVGGVQATVTLQAGSVSVTRYRLQVMCGTAAAVNAKKAQAEALGHATMTEVIPACTRLYLGDFASNAAFGVRNTYRNQVIAQGLAASDAFWKLVTTTTGITQYKVTAGSQTALSNGAVGFTSSDGLVTIGTARYRGVAEVRRNSAGTLAGINEVHIEDYLYGVVPRELPPTVWPELEALKAQAVAARTYALSGLGKRAADGYDLLPTTSDQVYGGYNAEHPLSTQAVDETRAVVATHEGKLIAALFSSTSGGVTANNEDVYNSAPIAYLRGVRDRQHGNSEHVLDEIRRSPNANSLRGKKNGDFESDWSRYHRWSFEWTAEEISQVVSLYAGQDVGRVTAINVLERSNSGRVKTIEYVTEAGTFYDTKDHIRTSLKYINASGTPTSLLSTLFIIEPVIDRKTGEVAGFEAFGGGWGHGVGLCQTGAVGMAEKGATYDEILKHYYQGIDLATWY
- a CDS encoding MBL fold metallo-hydrolase, whose translation is MAEAAIHEEAAGITRIDHGWGGPGFIASYLVADGGDLALVEAGPASTLEALLAGVRAAGHDPARLTHLLLTHVHLDHAAAAGQLARIAPQARIYVHGLGAPHLEDPSRLLASAARLYGDRMDEMWGTMLPLPRGRIHVPADGEAIRVGGRSLVALHTPGHASHHLAFHDPDARLVFTGDVAGIRLDGAPHVRPPTPPPDLDTPRWLESIGRLRALRPEMLLLTHFGAVADPEWHLDDLATRLSEWTRRAGDTTDRSVLAAALHADGDAQLLAATGDAALVRRYAESIPYEMMAAGLLRQAHPRRSSSRRD